TCGGGAAATCAGGTACGGCAGCGCTTTTTCAAATTTAACGCCGTATCGATGCGATTCGTCACCAATCGTCGCTTTCATGCATTCGACGACGAAATCGGCCGCAAGCGCCGCCGCTGCGGGAACGCTCCAGCCGCGGCACAGCGCGCCGGTAAAGGAAGAGGCGTATACGTCGCCCGTTCCGTGCACCGCAGCGTCGATCCGGTCGTTAAAATAGTACGTGATTTCATGCCCGTCGAAACACGCGCAGCCCAATTTATCGGGCGCAAAACTCACGCCCGTAAGCACGACGTGCTTCGCCCCGAGCGCGCGCAGCCGCTTCAGAACGGACGAAATATACGCTTCATCGTAGTCCGTTCCGTTCCGGTTGTCTCCCGCGTACGGAATTCCGAGCAGGAACGCCGCTTCGGTCAGATTCGGCAGGATAACGTCCGCACCGCTGCACAAACGCGCCATTTCGGCGGGGAAATCGTCGTCGAAACCGGGATACAGTTTTCCGTTATCCGCCATCACCGGATCGATTATCCGCAGAGCCGTCGTACCGTCAGGCCGCGTACGCGCAGTCCGTTCCATAATCGCCTGAATGTGCGGAATCTGCGCCTTGCTCACGTAGCCGGTATAAAACGCGTCGAACGTGATTCCTTCTTTATTCCAATGAGCCAATATCGGTTCCATGTCGTCGGTTAAATCACGAAAGGTATAACCGCTGAACCCGGACGTATGCGTCGACAACACCGAACTGGGCAGCACGGCCGTTTCTATGCCGCACGCGGAAATGACCGGCAGCGCTACCGTAAGGGAACACTGGCCGACGCATGAAATATCCTGAATGGTCAAAATTCTCGTATCCATCATACACCCCCAAAGTATGTACACGATACACGCAATCTGGTATTATGAATATATCCATTTTACATATATTTCTATATAATCAGAAAAGCGGATCGGAACGTTTTATGCTGACAATCGATTTTTCACGTAGAGGCGCTAAGTCTTTTACTGAATGTATTTATGAAGACCTCAAAGACCGGATCGGACGGGGTGCGATTCTCGCCGATGAAAAACTGCCGTCAAAACGGGCGCTCGCAGATCATTTGGGCGTCAGCGTCATAACCGTGCAGAACGCGTACGAACAGCTGATCGCCGAGGGCTACGTCTATTCCCGCGAAAAAAAAGGATATTTCGCAACCCCGCTCGAATCCGATTCGATGCACTCAGGCGAACCGCTGCCGCGGCAGCAGTCGGAAGCGAGACTTCCGCATGCCGCGCCGCAGGGAGCGCAGGGTGCAGCAAAGAATGCGCCGCAGGGAGCGCAGGGTGCAGCAAAGAATGCGCCGCAGGGAGCGCAGGGAGCGCGTTTCTCCGAAGCGCGCCGCGCCGGCGACAGCGTGGATTTACGCAGCAATTCGACCAGCAGCGAAAAATTTCCGTTTACGCTTTGGGCAAAACTGCTGCGCGCCGTGCTGAACGGACCGCAGGAACGGCTGCTGCAGCCGATTCCGCCGCAGGGACTTGAAGAACTGCGCGGCGCGATAGCCGAATACGTCGAACGTTTCCGCAACATGAGCGTATCAGCCGATCAGATCGTTATCGGCGCCGGAACGGAATATCTGTACGGTCTGATCGTACAGCTTTTAGGACGCGGAAAAACGTACGCGGTGGAAAATCCCGGCTAC
This sequence is a window from Treponema brennaborense DSM 12168. Protein-coding genes within it:
- a CDS encoding pyridoxamine kinase translates to MMDTRILTIQDISCVGQCSLTVALPVISACGIETAVLPSSVLSTHTSGFSGYTFRDLTDDMEPILAHWNKEGITFDAFYTGYVSKAQIPHIQAIMERTARTRPDGTTALRIIDPVMADNGKLYPGFDDDFPAEMARLCSGADVILPNLTEAAFLLGIPYAGDNRNGTDYDEAYISSVLKRLRALGAKHVVLTGVSFAPDKLGCACFDGHEITYYFNDRIDAAVHGTGDVYASSFTGALCRGWSVPAAAALAADFVVECMKATIGDESHRYGVKFEKALPYLISRLNG